The DNA region ATTATTGGCTTTATTCTTCCAATTTTGTCGCTTAAATAGCCGGCGTATGGCTTTACAATTGCCATTATTGAAATCTCTATGGTTAAAATCAGTCCGGAGAGCCAGGCTTTGTTTTCAAGGAAGTAGAAGAGGGGCAAAAAGGTCTCAATGCTCTGGTACGCCATGTAAACTGAAGCATCTAAAAGCCCCAGCAGGAGCAAATCAAAGCTGAAGGAGAACTCGAACTTTTTGAGCTCTTTCCCAGTATCTGGAAACGTGAGAGTTAGCGCAAAAACAAGAAAGCCAAAGAAGGAACATAGAAGAAAAACTATCCAAAAGCCAGCAAAGTAAATTAGAGTTCCGGCCAACAGAGGGGCTAAAGCTCTCCCTATAAGTGTGGAGGAGCTTAAAATTCCCATAAAAGCGCCCTTCCTTTCGGGGTAGAGGTCACTTATTAACGCGAGAGAAACGGGGACAAAAATGGCGGTTGCAATTCCATAGTAAGCTCTCACCAAAGCCAAGCTCAGAGCATCATCGGCGAGGAAGTAAAGGAGGGGAGCGCTTAGAAACACAAAACCGCTGATATTGAGGAGCTTCTTTCTCCCATAGATGTCGCTCAAAAGCCCAGAGGCAAAGTTCACAAAAATTCCAGTGATTGTTGATGCTGAAGCTATGAGGCCAATTTCTCCTTTGCCCAACCCCAGACTTTGAGCATAAAGCGGCAAAGTAGGGGATTTGCTCATGGTCGAGGAGAGAATTGCGAAGAAGCCTGCGGCCAGGATGAGGTAGAGCTTTTTCATAAATCAAATTTGGATGTTAGGGTTAAAAATGTTGTCCGCTATATGTAAGGACAAAGCTTTTATTTTTTCAAAACGTAAGTTGTAGTATGTGCAAATTGGAAGAACATTATGGAAATTGTGATGAAGGTACAAGAAACAATGAGTACTGTATTTTTCACAAGCCGAATAAGGATGAGAAAGATGCGAAGGAGTTCTACAGGAAGTTTCTGGAGAGGTTCAAGCCGAGGGTTGAGGAGATTGGGGTTGATGGAGGGAAGAAAAAGAGGTTTGTTTTTGAAGACGACCTAAAGTGCCAGGGTTTTGTGTTTCCGGAGATTCCGAATGGGCCGATAGAGTACACTGATAAAGATGGAAACAAGTGGGAGGGAAAGTTTTCGTTTGAATATGCATTGTTCAAAAAAGATTGCAAGTTTTATAGGGCAAGGCTTTCTGGTATTAATTTTTCTAATGCACAGTTTTTAAACAAAGTATCCTTTTTTGACGCTAGATTTTATTCTGTTATCTTCAAAGATGCAATATTCAAAGGATATGTGGACTTTGGAACATCACAGTTTTATGGGATATCAAACTTCAGAGGGGCAAAGTTTAAAAACGGTGCATCGTTCAGAGGAGCATATTTTAAAAAGGCAGAGTTTCAGGCGGCGGAATTTACAGGCCACACCAAGTTCACGGGAGCAACTTTAGACAATGCCTCTTTTGATTCTGCCACATTTAAGGGTATAGCTGAGTTCTATGGCACCACATTTAGAAATATGGCTACGTTTAGGGATACAACCTTTAACCAGCAGGTATACTTTTCAGAAGACTCAGAAACAAACAAACCAGCAGTTTTTGAGGGTCAGGCAATTTTTGAGCGAGCTAAATTCTTGAGAAAAGCATATTTCGAAAGAACTGAATTTAAGAGCATTGTTGGTTTCCGTAAAGCAAGGTTCAATGCTCTCGCGAATTTTTATAGGGCTACTTTTGAAGGAGAAGTTAATACTTTTTCAGGGATAACTTTTGGTGGAGATGTTCAGTTTAGTGAAGTCACATTCAAGAATTTCGTGAGTTTTCAGGGATCCACTTTTGAGGGAACTGCACAATTTATTGAAACAATATTTGAAGAAGAAAGCAATTTTTTAGATTGCGTATTTAGCAAGTTAGTTACCTTTTATAATGCTGTGTTTAAGGGGAATGTAATTTTCAAGGGTACCACTTTTGAGAGAATTGCACTCTTTACTGGAAAGCCTGACAAAGAGAAGTACAAGTTTTATGCTGATTTGGATTTTTCTAATTGTGACGTATATAAAGGAGTTGAAATTGATATTCCAAGTGAGTGGTTTAAACTATCTAAAGCTGAAGCAGAAGCAAGAAGAATTCAAAAAATAAGTTATGAAAGGCTTGGGTTGTACAGCAAAGCCGATGAGATGTTAGTAAAATACAAAAGAGTTCTTAGGAGGGAAAAATCTAACCTTCACGCGTTTTTGGAGTGGTTATTTTTGGATCTACCTTCTGAGTATTTAACTAACCCAAAAAAGGTAATTTATACCTCTGTTATAATTATCATCGCCTTTTCAATAATGTATTGGATTGGTGGATATTATTCTGAACATTGTTGGTTAACTGGTGGATTGAATATCCAAGGATACGTAATTTCAAATGGCAATATTTGTATAGGAACCCTCCAAAAACCGTCAACAGGTAAACCAATCCAAGACTTATTGAATTCATTATATTATAGCATCGTTACATTTACAACTCTCGGGTATGGCGACATAAATCCTACTGGAATCATGAAAGCTCTCTCATCACTAGAAGCACTATTAGGGGCATTACTAATAGCGACACTTGTATCTATTGGTGTGCAGAAGATTACACGATGATTTCTTGGTCATTGACCTAATAAATGAATGCACTGGCTTTTTTACTGTTTGCCTTTTTCTCCTCGCCGTCCCTTTAAACACGGCAAACTTTAAGTTCTTTCAGTACCAAACTCAATATTTAGGTGGTAGCATGAAGGTTAGCTATAATGATAAACTCCTCCTTGGAATTGGGACAGGCATTCTGCTCGCTTCGACGTTGAGGATCTTCGTGGCCGGAGCGTATTCCAGCTTGGAAAAGACCTTCTTTTATGGGGTAAAGTTCCCCTCGGCACTTGGCATAGTCCTCTTTGTATTTTTCGCTTATCTCGTGGGAAAGACGAGCAGGAAGGCGGGAGCCATTGTCATGGCCACCTATGCAATAGCCTCGCTCTTCACAGACATGACTGAATACTTCCACCTCATAGCGGCCATAGCTTTACCCGTCGCTCTGGCGCTCGTCAAGGAGCTCGACGTTAAATACCTCTCGATCGGCCTCGTGGCCGACTTAAGTTTGAGAGTTTTGGCCGTTGGCGGCGAACCCATAGACTTCCCGCACACAAGGATCATTCTGGCGGTTCTGGTGCTCCTCGGAGCCTTCGCGCTCTGGAAGGAGGAGGGTCAGCTCAAGAGTCCTGGCTTCGGCCTCTACGCCTTCGCGGCTTTAATCGAGCTGGGATTGATATACCCAAACGCCGTCCTCAGGTATTCGGGGATTAGGGTATATTACCTCCCTCAGTTCATCGGCTACTCCTTCGTTATTGCCCTCGCCATCCTAATTGGCCCATACCTCTCTAAGAAACCCAGCATCGCATCTCTTCTGCTGGTTCTTGGTGCAGCGACGCTCTTCATACCCCCAATAAGTTTGCTTGGCCTTCCACTCGCGCTGGCCTCTTCAATAGCGCTCCTTGAGAGTGCTAAGGGGAGCCGCTTTGGTGTGGTGGGTTCGGTTTACCTTGTCCTCACCGCGGTTTTGGCTTTGGGTGCATACGTAGGAAGGGACATAGGTCTAGCTTTCATGGAAGACAGACTTGAGGCGCTGATTTTAGGGGCTTCAATAGTCTACGCTCTCTCGGCGCAGAGGAAGGTCAAAGTTAAGCTTCCAAGCGTCAAAGAGATTGTATATCCCCTTCTTGTTCTCTTGGTGGTCTCAATCGCTGTCATGGCAATCTTCAACGCGGGACCGAGCTATGTGGAGGCTAAAAGGGAGATACTCCTCTGGAGCTACAACGTCCACCAGGGCTTTGGGCCCTACGATGGAGCTTTCAATGGTTATGAACTAACCCACTTGCTAAAGGAGAAGAACCCCGACGTGATAGCCATGCAGGAAGTTGTGGGAGGAATGATAGGAAACGGCTACCAGGACGTCCCTCTGATGGTTTCAGCTTATCTCGGCTACTCCTACGAGTACAAGCCGGCCGTGGAGGGGACGTATGGTGTGGCGCTCTTTTCCCGCTGGCACATGAAGACCGAGGAAGAGCTAAACCTCAAGAGCGTCGGCCAGGCGAGGCCAGCTCAGAAGGTAACTATCAAGGAGCTTGGCTTAACTATTGTCAACGTCCACATGGGCCTCTCACCTGAGGAAAGGGCAATGCAGGCAGAAGAGCTCCTCAAGTTCGCCAAGGCGGAACCAACGACCCAAATAATCGCCGGAGATACCAACGCCGAGCTCGATGAAAAGGCCATCGAGATACTCACGCGCGATTATTACGATGCCTTCACCCAAAGGCCGCCTTACACCTTCAACTGGGGGAACATCGACATCGAGAACATTGACTACATCCTGCTCAAGAAGGGCTGGCTGGCAAATGTGAAGGACTACGGCTGCCTCTGCGACGTCGAGGTCTCCGACCACAGGCCAATATGGGTGGTTATAGAGCTTTCATGAAGCACTAAATGAGATAACTACTCTTCAACAACCTCTCCTTCTTCTTTCCCTTGCCCAAAAAGCCCCACCAAATCGTGGATTATCACAAAGTCAATCAATGCACTTATTCCAGCTCCAAGAGAGCCGGCCATAAGCATTAAAATCGAGAAGAACAGATCAATACCTTTGTAGATGAGCGTAGCCTTAACAGCTCTTCTCTCGCCTCTAATAAGTCCCCACGCAAGGACGAAGTTCAATACGCCGAAAGCCAAGTATGTGTAAGCGCTCACTCCACTCGCTTTGATAAAGTAGTACAGCAAAAAGAAGGCTTGAAGGAAAAGCAAATAGATGCTAAGCTTCACATCTCACCCCTCAAATAAGCCTCAAAGGCCTCAACGTATTTAAACCCATCGTCCGGGAAGATTAGGACATAAGTTCCCTCCCCGAGCTTATCTATGACTTTCTCGAAAGCCTTGACCACTGCTCCCGAGCTTAACCCTATCAACAGCCCGTCCCTGCGTGCAACTTCAATTGCACCCTCGATGGCCTCTCTCTTCGTAACTTCAATGACCTCATCAATCTCTACTTGGAAGAACCACTTTGGTTTTGTCTCTAAGCGCTTTATGCCAGGAATGCTCTCTCCCTCTGCTGGAACAACGCCTATGACTTTCGTATCGTAGCGCTCTTTGAAATACTTTGCCAGCCCTCCGATGTGGCCTGAAGTTCCTATTCCCGCTATTATCGCTGTAGGTCTTTTTCCAATGCTCTTAAGCTGCTCGTCTATTTCTTTGGCTGTGTACTTATAGTGGGCCTCGAAGTTGTCGTCGTTTTCGAATTGGTTTAAATTGACTGCCCCTGCTTTTTTGGCCTCCTCCACAACATAGCTCACCATTGTGGGGTCAATGGTCTCAAAATCAGTCCTAACAACCTCGGCACCCAAAACTCCAAGCAAAACTTCCGTGGTCTTTGGTGTAGGTTTGGGTAAATACGCCCTAAAATCAATCCCCATCACGTTGGAGAGCGCTGCCATGGAAATGCCGACATTTCCTGAGGTAGCCTCAAAAAGCCTGTTGTTCCCGTTGATGTCGCCCCTTCTCTTAGCGTTCATAAGCATGTTAAAAACAGCTCTGTCCTTAATGCTCCTGCTGAACGGGTTAAAGAACTCTAGTTTGGCAAAATACATCCCCCCTTTCAATTGAAAGCCTAACTAGGGGGGTTGGCTTGAATTTCTCGTATAACTCTAAAGTGCTGTTAAACACATTCATTTGCATCACCGATTGGCACTCTGAAAAAGGCTTAATAAATGTTTTGTTCGAGGCAATGTTATACAAAATTGACTAATAAAGTATTTCCCTTCTTGCCTCGTCACTTGTAATTATTACCAACGTAATGGCCGCGAGAAAGGTCAGGCTAGCTGAAGCGGGCTCAAAACTCACGATAACCCAGATAATTCCGAATATAAGGTCTAAAAGCGTTATATAAGTCCCGGCCTGAAGTGAGAGCTCTTTCCCGAAGAATATTCCTAGGGCTATTAAAATGTGTACTAGGCCGATTATTCCAAATCCCACAGATGTTGGAGTATCTCCCAAGCTCAATACACCCATTCCCAAAAAATAGAGACCCATTAAAATAAAAAATGTTAGAAGGATAGGCTTAAGCCTCATCCCCAAGCTCCTCCACGGGCATTTTCATTCTAGACACTGCTATTAAGGTCATTATGCCCAAAATAGGCATGAATGCAAGCTCTGCCAAAGCTAGGGCCTCACTCTGTCTTGCCAAAATTTCCGTGATTGATGGCGCTATGGCATTGGCTGAGTTTGAGATTAGGCCCAAAGCGAAGGACGCTCTTGGGAATATGCTCTTTGGATATGTAGCTGGAGCTGAAGTCCAGAATGCTGGTCCAGTTCCTTGAAGAGCACCTATTAAAATAACTGAGGCTAATGCAAGTGAATAATTGCCATCAAGCATAGCTTTGGAGTAGAGAGCAAGGCCTACAAAGGCTATAGCGTAGGATATTATCATCACCTGCACGATAGCCTTGAATAATCCTTTTGCAGTTGGATTCTTCTTTGAGAGGAGGTAACCAGCATAACCCATGCTTATGCTCCAGAGCGCTTTTGATATGTTAAGGGAAGTGCTGAGTGTAGTTACGTGGTCTTTAGTCCAGCCCATCTGATAACCGAGTGAAGCGGAAAAGCCTATAATTGTGAAGATAACCCATAGGGCCGGGAAGAAGGTAAAGCCGAGTACCCATGTGAACTTCATCTTCCAAACGTTGACGTTTGCAGCTCCACCCTTCTTGTGGACTATCTCAAAATCCTCAACAAAGAGCCACCATAGTAAGAGCACAGCATACATTATCGCAACGGTCACCAAGAACGCTCCCTTCCACCCAAAAGCCTGGACGGCATATTTAGCACTCATTGAGCCAAAAACACCACCCCAAAAGATTCCCGAGAGAACTATACCCTTTGCAAAGGGCCTCTCAGCTACAAAGAAGTTCGCTATTTGGGTGCTGAAGAGCGGCACGAGCGTCACGACGAAACCCTGGATGAACCTTAAAAACACCACCGCATGCCAGCTGGGCATGTATGGGATTAATGCTTGAGGTATTGCAGCCCAGCTCAATGCTATGGCAACACTTCTCTTGAAGCTGCCTTCATAGAGCTTTGTGTGGCCCAGGAGGAATGCCACGAAGAGACCAAAAACATAGGCAATGTGCTGCATGTCGTAAGCTTCAGCGCTTATTCCAAAGTGAGCTATTATATCCGGCTTAGCGACGCTCATCATGCTTAAAGTTCCAAAACCCGCAGTCATGACAAGGGTGTCAAGGAGTACAGACTTCCAGCGCTTCATTATTTCCACCTCACCTTAGATCTTTCCAAAGAACATTAGTATGCCAAATATTATGAACAAGATACCTGCTCCTTTGTGGATTAACTCTATGGGGAGAGCATCGCCAATTTTATCCCCAATGAATGCCCCAATCAAATTCACCAGAGCCAGTCCAAAAATCGCTCCGACAAAAGCTTTAGCCCAGCCGTACTTTGAAGCAAATGCCATAGTGGCTAACTGCGTCTTATCTCCAAGCTCTGCTAGGAATATTGCCACAAAGACATAGATTATCTCTTTCATTGTCTCCCCCACCTGTGAATAAACAAATGAGAAAAAATCAAAGCTCTTCTAAAGCTGTTTTCATTCTCTCAAGGGCTTCAATGAGTTTGTTTTTCTTGGTTGCGTAGGATATTCTTATGTAACCCTCTCCATTCTTTCCAAATGCAGTGCCGGGTATGACAACGACTCCAGCCTTCTCTAACAACCACTCCGCAAACTCTTCGCTCTTCATGCCTGTCTCTTTAATGTTGGCAAAGACGTAGAATGCTCCTTTTGGTTCAAAAGCGCTTATGTAAGGCATCTCCTTGATGTAGTCGAGCACTATTCTGCGCCTCTCTGCATATGTGTCTCTCATCTGCTTAACTGCATCCCAGCTTTCCTTCTCCCTTAAAGCTGCGACTCCCGCTATTTGGATGAATGATGCCACGTTCCCTATAACATAAGCGTGAAGCTTTATCATGTCTCTAATAATTTGCTCTGGGGCAATTGTGAACCCTAAGCGCCAGCCAGTCATTGCGAAGGTCTTAGAAAAGCTGTTTGCTAGAACTGTATTGTCTGGGGCGTACTTGAGCATTGGAGTGTGTTTAGCGTTTTCATAGAGGAAGTGCTCATAGGGCTCATCACTCAGGATGTAAATGTTGTAGTCTTGAGCTATATCTGCTATTGCTTTAGCGGTTTCTTCGTCCAGCGTTGCTCCTGTGGGATTGTTTGGATAGTTTACCACTATCATTCTGGTCCTTTTTGTTATGAGCTCCAA from Palaeococcus pacificus DY20341 includes:
- a CDS encoding MFS transporter, which translates into the protein MKKLYLILAAGFFAILSSTMSKSPTLPLYAQSLGLGKGEIGLIASASTITGIFVNFASGLLSDIYGRKKLLNISGFVFLSAPLLYFLADDALSLALVRAYYGIATAIFVPVSLALISDLYPERKGAFMGILSSSTLIGRALAPLLAGTLIYFAGFWIVFLLCSFFGFLVFALTLTFPDTGKELKKFEFSFSFDLLLLGLLDASVYMAYQSIETFLPLFYFLENKAWLSGLILTIEISIMAIVKPYAGYLSDKIGRIKPIIFGMGLVSFAMFIFAFSKSLYLVIFGAVLFSLGASISEASTKPLATEISKLKGTALGFLESIKDIGQALGPIIVGFLGFKLGFAFVGTFAIFALGVFLLKLKSRREA
- a CDS encoding pentapeptide repeat-containing protein; translated protein: MCKLEEHYGNCDEGTRNNEYCIFHKPNKDEKDAKEFYRKFLERFKPRVEEIGVDGGKKKRFVFEDDLKCQGFVFPEIPNGPIEYTDKDGNKWEGKFSFEYALFKKDCKFYRARLSGINFSNAQFLNKVSFFDARFYSVIFKDAIFKGYVDFGTSQFYGISNFRGAKFKNGASFRGAYFKKAEFQAAEFTGHTKFTGATLDNASFDSATFKGIAEFYGTTFRNMATFRDTTFNQQVYFSEDSETNKPAVFEGQAIFERAKFLRKAYFERTEFKSIVGFRKARFNALANFYRATFEGEVNTFSGITFGGDVQFSEVTFKNFVSFQGSTFEGTAQFIETIFEEESNFLDCVFSKLVTFYNAVFKGNVIFKGTTFERIALFTGKPDKEKYKFYADLDFSNCDVYKGVEIDIPSEWFKLSKAEAEARRIQKISYERLGLYSKADEMLVKYKRVLRREKSNLHAFLEWLFLDLPSEYLTNPKKVIYTSVIIIIAFSIMYWIGGYYSEHCWLTGGLNIQGYVISNGNICIGTLQKPSTGKPIQDLLNSLYYSIVTFTTLGYGDINPTGIMKALSSLEALLGALLIATLVSIGVQKITR
- a CDS encoding endonuclease/exonuclease/phosphatase family protein; its protein translation is MKVSYNDKLLLGIGTGILLASTLRIFVAGAYSSLEKTFFYGVKFPSALGIVLFVFFAYLVGKTSRKAGAIVMATYAIASLFTDMTEYFHLIAAIALPVALALVKELDVKYLSIGLVADLSLRVLAVGGEPIDFPHTRIILAVLVLLGAFALWKEEGQLKSPGFGLYAFAALIELGLIYPNAVLRYSGIRVYYLPQFIGYSFVIALAILIGPYLSKKPSIASLLLVLGAATLFIPPISLLGLPLALASSIALLESAKGSRFGVVGSVYLVLTAVLALGAYVGRDIGLAFMEDRLEALILGASIVYALSAQRKVKVKLPSVKEIVYPLLVLLVVSIAVMAIFNAGPSYVEAKREILLWSYNVHQGFGPYDGAFNGYELTHLLKEKNPDVIAMQEVVGGMIGNGYQDVPLMVSAYLGYSYEYKPAVEGTYGVALFSRWHMKTEEELNLKSVGQARPAQKVTIKELGLTIVNVHMGLSPEERAMQAEELLKFAKAEPTTQIIAGDTNAELDEKAIEILTRDYYDAFTQRPPYTFNWGNIDIENIDYILLKKGWLANVKDYGCLCDVEVSDHRPIWVVIELS
- a CDS encoding cysteine synthase family protein, producing MYFAKLEFFNPFSRSIKDRAVFNMLMNAKRRGDINGNNRLFEATSGNVGISMAALSNVMGIDFRAYLPKPTPKTTEVLLGVLGAEVVRTDFETIDPTMVSYVVEEAKKAGAVNLNQFENDDNFEAHYKYTAKEIDEQLKSIGKRPTAIIAGIGTSGHIGGLAKYFKERYDTKVIGVVPAEGESIPGIKRLETKPKWFFQVEIDEVIEVTKREAIEGAIEVARRDGLLIGLSSGAVVKAFEKVIDKLGEGTYVLIFPDDGFKYVEAFEAYLRGEM
- a CDS encoding MFS transporter; translated protein: MKRWKSVLLDTLVMTAGFGTLSMMSVAKPDIIAHFGISAEAYDMQHIAYVFGLFVAFLLGHTKLYEGSFKRSVAIALSWAAIPQALIPYMPSWHAVVFLRFIQGFVVTLVPLFSTQIANFFVAERPFAKGIVLSGIFWGGVFGSMSAKYAVQAFGWKGAFLVTVAIMYAVLLLWWLFVEDFEIVHKKGGAANVNVWKMKFTWVLGFTFFPALWVIFTIIGFSASLGYQMGWTKDHVTTLSTSLNISKALWSISMGYAGYLLSKKNPTAKGLFKAIVQVMIISYAIAFVGLALYSKAMLDGNYSLALASVILIGALQGTGPAFWTSAPATYPKSIFPRASFALGLISNSANAIAPSITEILARQSEALALAELAFMPILGIMTLIAVSRMKMPVEELGDEA
- a CDS encoding TMEM165/GDT1 family protein; the encoded protein is MKEIIYVFVAIFLAELGDKTQLATMAFASKYGWAKAFVGAIFGLALVNLIGAFIGDKIGDALPIELIHKGAGILFIIFGILMFFGKI
- a CDS encoding aminotransferase class I/II-fold pyridoxal phosphate-dependent enzyme, with translation MRYKSRKYFIAGRINLIQRSKIRELFERASKMKNVISLGIGEPDFDTPQNIKEAAKRALDEGWTHYTPNAGIPEFREAIAEYYKNTYGIEIPMEKVIVTVGAYEATYLAFETLLEDGDEVIIPDPAFVCYVEDAKVAEAKSIRLPLKEENGFQPDPDELLELITKRTRMIVVNYPNNPTGATLDEETAKAIADIAQDYNIYILSDEPYEHFLYENAKHTPMLKYAPDNTVLANSFSKTFAMTGWRLGFTIAPEQIIRDMIKLHAYVIGNVASFIQIAGVAALREKESWDAVKQMRDTYAERRRIVLDYIKEMPYISAFEPKGAFYVFANIKETGMKSEEFAEWLLEKAGVVVIPGTAFGKNGEGYIRISYATKKNKLIEALERMKTALEEL